Proteins encoded together in one Marispirochaeta sp. window:
- a CDS encoding cation:dicarboxylase symporter family transporter has product MKIWIKVLLGVVIGGFLGAYLPEARVAGFFKTAAELVINIGYYVLFPLTFFSFAVGIFELRKEGMTLRILGRGILYILAATLLLVLIGISSVVLLAPDRIPIIIEQESPFSVPGITEILQSVFPRNIFTVFTGSGSFLLPVYILALFLGMNFTFDRSISRPVVQLFDALSRILYHGNKFLVEILGLGMIALTANMVFTINGIPQFELFGQLLLLLSINTVFILFGIYPLLLYFLSGKENPYKWLYGSITPLAAAAVSGDAYFTLMSLIHHSRENLGVSRRVGSALFPLYAMFGKAGSAMVTGIAFIVILKSYSSLGLTVSAVVWVMVFSFLVSFLTGPFPGSAVFIGLALLCSWYGRGIEEGYLILRPVLPLLISYGVVLDTATAAFAGLLAARHEDLHHEIFLKDYV; this is encoded by the coding sequence ATGAAAATATGGATTAAGGTGCTCCTGGGCGTCGTTATCGGCGGTTTCCTGGGGGCATATCTGCCCGAAGCCAGGGTCGCCGGTTTTTTTAAGACTGCCGCTGAACTGGTCATTAATATTGGCTATTACGTGTTATTTCCCCTCACTTTTTTTTCTTTCGCCGTCGGAATATTCGAATTGCGCAAAGAGGGAATGACCCTGCGCATTCTTGGCCGGGGGATTCTCTATATCCTGGCCGCGACGCTTCTGCTGGTTTTAATCGGTATAAGCTCGGTAGTGCTTCTCGCTCCTGACCGTATACCGATAATTATCGAGCAGGAATCGCCCTTTTCGGTTCCCGGTATTACGGAAATTCTTCAATCGGTTTTTCCCCGAAACATTTTTACCGTCTTCACCGGTTCAGGCAGTTTTCTGCTGCCTGTCTATATTTTAGCCCTGTTTCTGGGCATGAACTTTACTTTCGACCGTTCCATAAGCCGCCCAGTGGTACAGTTATTTGACGCCCTTTCGCGGATTCTCTACCACGGAAACAAGTTTCTCGTGGAGATCCTGGGCCTGGGCATGATTGCCCTAACAGCAAACATGGTGTTTACCATCAACGGAATTCCCCAGTTTGAGCTCTTCGGACAGTTGCTGCTCCTTCTGTCGATTAATACGGTATTTATTCTCTTCGGGATTTACCCTCTTCTGCTTTATTTTCTCAGCGGCAAAGAGAACCCCTACAAATGGCTCTACGGCAGCATAACACCCCTTGCTGCGGCGGCTGTATCGGGGGATGCCTATTTTACCCTCATGAGTTTGATTCACCACAGCCGGGAAAATCTCGGCGTCTCCAGGCGCGTCGGGTCCGCGCTCTTCCCACTGTACGCCATGTTTGGCAAAGCCGGCAGCGCCATGGTTACCGGCATTGCCTTTATCGTGATACTTAAATCCTACTCCTCCCTGGGGCTTACAGTCTCCGCGGTTGTATGGGTCATGGTTTTCTCATTTCTTGTATCATTCCTGACCGGCCCCTTCCCGGGAAGCGCTGTTTTTATCGGTCTCGCTTTGTTATGCTCCTGGTACGGCCGGGGCATCGAAGAGGGATACCTGATCCTGCGCCCGGTACTGCCGCTTTTAATCAGTTACGGTGTCGTTCTGGATACCGCAACGGCAGCCTTCGCGGGGCTCCTGGCGGCCAGACACGAAGACCTGCACCATGAGATATTTCTGAAGGATTACGTATAG